In Ascaphus truei isolate aAscTru1 chromosome 5, aAscTru1.hap1, whole genome shotgun sequence, one genomic interval encodes:
- the SMIM32 gene encoding small integral membrane protein 32, with the protein MYGELLLNSTTATEAHLMIQTNTPYLSSTQRPISSSSFYMSTVRVLKEGEINKPDLVTYVVLFVLLFLSVAIIVLFINCQLRNSFFAALPYDRSLREARSHWKTQSV; encoded by the coding sequence ATGTATGGTGAATTGCTTTTAAATTCAACCACTGCCACTGAAGCTCACCTCATGATTCAGACAAACACCCCTTACCTGAGCAGCACACAGAGGCCAATAAGCTCCTCTTCTTTCTACATGTCTACAGTCAGGGTGCTGAAAGAAGGGGAAATAAATAAACCAGATCTTGTGACTTATGTTGTACTTTTTGTTCTCCTCTTCTTGTCTGTGGCAATAATTGTACTTTTCATTAACTGCCAGCTGAGGAATTCCTTCTTTGCAGCTCTGCCTTATGATAGATCACTGAGAGAAGCCAGAAGCCATTGGAAAACACAGTCTGTCTGA